Sequence from the Microplitis demolitor isolate Queensland-Clemson2020A chromosome 2, iyMicDemo2.1a, whole genome shotgun sequence genome:
ttaCAAAGATAAGTAATAAGAGTGTATTCATTATCGATGTATCCAAGAGCTTATTTAAGTACTCGTTAATTAGCCATAAATCTAATTACCTTAATTTACatgactaataattataataaaaaaaaatatttttattgattattaattagaactaatagatttaaatacaataagcTGAGTAGTTATGTCGGTAATTATTGATTTCAACGGTTATTTTATCACTGCGTCAAATTTTGTAGCCAAAGAATTCGGTATTATGACAGTAACTGAGGATTCTAGTGGTGCTTTTATCGATGAGAAGGGattatttaaaccattttGTAATTGGAATGATTTACCAGATGAGTTGcaatcattttattcattagtaataaataaactcaatGGAATACCATGGGAGAGTGGAAATATTTCGTCGTTCGATCAggaaagtatttttaaaaattatttgaagaatgcgaagttaattattgttccgaatgaattgaaaaaaaaattattgatgcaAATAATTggtaactataaaaaaattttgtgcatGACTGACGTTAAATATGATGACATTGAAAAATTGGGGACTAATTGTTCGAATCACAATAATCCGAGTGAAAATAATTGCGCTTATGACAATGTCACGAGAATAAAACATTTTCTAGAAAAAACGGGTATGGCGCATATGCTCAATTTTGAACCGCGTGGAAGTATTAGAGAAGAAAATCAATCGTTCGTCAATTTTCTAGTCGaggaaacttttaaaaataattgagaatattatttaaattgagcGGGACCACTAGtgtaaacttttgaaaaaattatttttttttgcatacttCGATAGTCTACAGCTTCAAAAATAgcatactaaaatttttagtgtatatctcgaatatttttttcgagttaCAGCCATCTGAGAGCAGCCGCTAATTGGTTcttgaaaatacatttttaaaaattgctgcaGTTATAACTCGAAGACAAATCATCCGATCGATTTTATTCGAAATGCAGTTTCTTTTCTCTCTTTTTACGGACCATGATCCGCCAGTTTTTCAATCggatcaaaaatgtaattttggcaggccaaaaatcatcaaattttctcgcgaaattcgaaatttttttcaaaaactccgctattttgttaaatttaaatttttttcttagcccgAGGGTCATGCTACGGAAAAtaccttctagtttaataaactttttggttttttgatttcatgcACTGTAAAGGTCGCTATCGCTGCAGCAgggggactttttttttggagccTAGTGAGATTGTGAATAACTcactgaattttgaattttttggttcaaaaaattgatctcatattcaatatatatccaaaaatatatccttagAACATTAAAACAATTCCTGCAGTagttctttaaaaaaattttcaaaaatcatctttttttcagGCGGTTACACTAATGAGTCCctctgaattttattattggtccaaaaaatttcaaaaatgtgcTCGTACatctaaaattatcaaaaaataatcgcatgtttagaaaataaaaatatttttcacccATTCTTCAAGTATCTCATTTCATCCAGCTCTCCCTGATTCCATCAAATAGTATATAGCCACGTTGTATATTGCATCGGAATCAGATATTTGAATGTACGTGCCTTTAATACACTTGTAGCATCTTGACCCCATCAAAACTTGAACATAACTACCCTCTACGAGTCCTCAAATGTAGACCGCAGATCGTTAGCATCTCCAGTTGGCTATATTTCGTATCGGAAatacgtgttttttttttacttccatTCGGACTGGTCCGATTTTTCTCGGCTTCACTTGgcaacttggaaaaaaaagcaCCTGGgaaaaatccataaaaaacgTTACCCAAGAAGTATAAAAGAAACATCTGGAACAtcattcagtaaaaaaatactcgaacgagttcattattttttaaaggcTCTTAACCAATGTAAATCAGCGGAGCTCAAAAATAAGACTTATCTATCGACAAAGGACCTATTGATTTCCCTTAACGTAATACACTGATGGTTTTTGTGGCTGGGAATGTAATTGTAAGATCAATTGAAGATAATGAAGGCAATGGGAGCTGGGTTGTGTTAATAACGACCAGCTTGGATTGCTACAGGATCTGGACTAAAGTAATTGTATTATAGTATTGCGGATCGGTTGAATGACGTTATTGAACAGCTCGCTCAATCAACGAACCAAGTCGtcggaatatatatatatgtatatatatatatagtcagTTTTAGGTAGCTCACAGTCCGTGCAATGAGTAATCTCATTAGCTTATAGCCGATTCTGATAATTACCTACTAATCAGAGAATTGCGATAATGCGTTCGTTGTGCCAACTCTCTCACCAGCTTGCTAACTCGAAAGCTTTAGCTCTGATGTTTGCTACCCATTTTCATTCTCCTATTGCCTTCCCCCTCTCACCTAGTTTCTGTTTGTGCGGAACTTGATTATCTCTCATTGATCCGCCAGCTATTTCGTACATAATACCTAACTCTATTaacgttaataaaatttcaaccCATTTCAACTTTCCCCCAGACCCCAGCCCCACTACTGACCTCacctattactattactatttattaagttGTAAATTCATGAAACGCGGggacaataattttaaaaattaatttcaatacttGGCTACTTtatcactattatttattaaacttcttattataattattattttcttatattttatctcGAATCttgacattaatattttcccgagcgttttcaaaatatctgtAGACAATTCTTATCCTAGAGAGACTTTTCTTAGTAAGCTTTTTCGCGCTTGAAGAAGCCAGAAGTCTTTCTCGCTTGGTGGTAAGAAATAATTGAAACGTCGCTCGGGCTTTGATTCATTTCCCGCGGCTTCGCTTCTCATTTTATGCAGAGAGCCTGCTACAGTCTAGAGTCTACAGTCTACAATCTACACCCACAACCACTGATGGTATCTTACCTCCATAGACACAACTCGCGCATAcaatatatgtgtgtgtaagTTTGTGTTGTCTTTTAACCGTAGGATGTATAAGCTCCGCGTCAGTCTGCTGAATGCTTGAGAATACTAGGTTGCTATGGACATGGTCTGTGATGGTGCTGGTGCCGATAAGGGTGCTGTGAGCAGATATCGCGCGATATGCCATCAGAGAAATGTCAAGCTCACTATCTGATTGGATGGGACATCCTTCGACTCAATAGGAATCCACTTATCCGATTGGCTTTCTGGCTCGCGATTCCGCCGCGTCAGCTCTCCTGTCCCGCAAAGTCCATCGGCGATTCCTCCTACCCAGATTCCGAGCTCCACCAAGGACTTTATGTACTCCAATGACTTTCAGGGACAAACTTTCGTAAATATCTTATAAAATCTTCAATACATCAGTTTCTTTTCCAGCAAACCCGGTCCGAACATCTACAGATTAAattcacaacaatttttcgtcATTGCCACGTATCATTTTTTACAAGACTCAGCTTGACACCAGATCCTTCCTACTCatgctttgtttttttttgtaaacaatattaataCATCTTTAGTATTATAGATACTCAAGTGTCATATCAACGTCTCCACATAATTTAAAGCTGTACATTAATATTTCCTTCGACATCCACATTAAATTGGTTGTTCATCATCCAGCTGCAGAATATAACGTAGCAGTATTAGTACGTAGGGTGCTTGGTGTCCTAGATGTTCCGCTACGCGTCAGTTTTCCCAGTATGACATTATTTATGGTAACATCCGGTGGTGCTTGGCTCCGTAGCCATTTCATCACTGATCATCATCACAACGCCTCTCTCACGTTCCTGACACTTGACGTCACTCTCTCTGTATCTCACAGCTTTCTGCCTTGTACAATTTACACTACTCACAATATAAACTCATTCTCTCACACACGCTCATATACTCCCTCAACAAAACTTAACTCGCAACCCACTTCGTCATCACCGCGTTTGTGTTAACCCTTTGACGCTCGGACTTGTCTAAGAATTTTAAAGTGGACTGAAGAGTAGAAAGCTCAGCGAGAATAAAGCAGAAGAacaggaataaaaaaaaggagtaATTTTTCCCTTCAAAGGCCATccagaattttcattttttttttttagcaaaaaatacgtCATCAAACCGGAACTTGCTGTACACTTCTCTCTTTCTTTGTGAAAAAACCGTGAAGTCCTTGCTTTACTCCCTCTTGTATACACTACAAGAAGCAATTGTTTTCAACTAGTCGTTTTTTTTCcccttaaatttatttttcctcaatatttatattttttctttctgctCATGAGTCAGCacagtttatatttttcaccGGATCTTAGTTTTCTGTTACGtagatagtaaataaataaataaataaaagcgcACAATAAAACAACAAACAAGTTCATGAATGTGTTGTATTTAATGGACAAAACAAAGCAATAATCCCACTCGAGTGACTATTACGATTCATGATGTTTTAATCGCGAGTTTTAGTGCTCACTGAAAATTACCGATCGGTGTTTAAAATGAAACGTGAATTATTTTGTCTGATTATCAATATCCGGTTTTATTTATGGTGTTTTCcagtattatattatattctatCGCTATTAACTTTTTCAGTTGCTGCTAAAGCTGTTCTGTTGAGTTggttattcataatttataattcataataatatgAGCACTAAAACGACCGCATTGTTTCGGTACAAGTGACGACGCTTTTCATCGAAATCACCTCATGAGGAAATTACGCTTcatgtcattaataattatgcaGGCATcgaataactaaaaattatcatcagaTCGGTTTCTAttgttttcaattataaattataatttactaggttatttttaaattttagggaatgagaaaaattcagcttgagttaattttaacactgtaacaaaaaaaaacggggTAAATTCAGGCGgggtaggtgttaaaattttcggtgttaaagTTTAGTACTAAaagtggtgttaaaataacaccacTGCcggtttaaatattcattaccggtgttaaaaaaaatttctcggtgttaaaatatttttcggtgttgaaaatattttgttatgtaatagtatattgtgtgacaagggatgaaacaagacgatttcagactacGGTGAGGTTGGCTGACATCAAccgcagtctgaaatcgtctttCATCCTAAGTCACAcaccatattttttatgattacctgcattggaactaGAAGATTCAGTGTCAGCAGTCAGTAAGAAACGAGTTGATTTCAAGTCAATGATGCGGAAAACtgttaaaaaatgagaaatctacaatttacagtcacttattaaatagtaaataagacaaaaatattattttcactcattttttaataattttatttggttaattaaaactgtcacttaaaaaatggAATGAGTGAACTCAAATGACAAGTGAACAGATGAGAGTAATAAGGATGCaaatgaacattaaatataactaacaCCGGGCAGATACAATTGGGTTTCTTTCCAAAGAAAGAAACACGCATATTTCTGCCCGCTGTAAAGGGATTTGTGAATTACAAATTCGCTAGCAGTTGTTTGCAGTATCGGGTTGAAATTAGCTTGTTTCGACAGGAtgtagagacactgaaactttaagtttcgatgctggtatcatgaaaatatttttacttgaccactacatagtaaaaaaaattttataaaaattaacacaaaactGTATGTTAATACaacattttacattaatttttgtattgtttCAAGAGTATCCATttgtacaaaaataataacacacaaaaatgttaatattctCTGTTAccggttcaaaaatttttatatt
This genomic interval carries:
- the LOC103568455 gene encoding uncharacterized LOC103568455, translating into MSVIIDFNGYFITASNFVAKEFGIMTVTEDSSGAFIDEKGLFKPFCNWNDLPDELQSFYSLVINKLNGIPWESGNISSFDQESIFKNYLKNAKLIIVPNELKKKLLMQIIGNYKKILCMTDVKYDDIEKLGTNCSNHNNPSENNCAYDNVTRIKHFLEKTGMAHMLNFEPRGSIREENQSFVNFLVEETFKNN